The following are encoded in a window of Ferribacterium limneticum genomic DNA:
- a CDS encoding response regulator, whose translation MSSTLRARILLVIVLVGANLLVFFLAAYSLQHSKALYEEEAETLTKNVVSSLDQSVSGSIRSIDLALHAIVDDLEQQLAKGKIDEASISASIARNQQRNFEIEGLRIADASGLVFLGTGVDKTAAVSWADRDYFIYHRDNADRTMRFRKPRLGRVAKQYIVNFSRRFNDSDGRFAGVVSAPVALTYFAELLAQYQLPPDSVVILRDEDLGMVARFPAAPDLPLGQVGDSHVSPELRALVESGLKSATYHTSNAADGRERTISFRRLNNVPMIAIVGVSSDQYLSGWKAEVYKTAAMVAGIFFLSVLLGTLLFRMLANSERDRKRLALSEENLRTIIETEPECVKLVDTEGRLVQMNPAGLGMIEAPSFDQVAGLSVFDLVAPEDRQAFVEFHQRVINGQSGMLEFAIIGLNGARRTMESHAVPVQVGGAVAHLAVTRDITARKQSELELDAYRNHLELLVEARTAELLSAKDAAEAASRTKSTFLANMSHELRTPLNGITGMIRLARSRMTDEKGRDQLDKAKFAADHLLSVINDILDISKIEADRLVLESTDFKLAPVFDSLLSLLGDKAQTKGLELHAGIPPGLLNQVFSGDPLRLGQVLINLAANAVKFTEHGSITVRVIERESSRDAALLRFEVIDTGIGLGMEDKARIFSAFEQADSSMTRKYGGTGLGLAISKRLVGLMGGKIDVDSTPGQGSNFWFEINLPKSATTVAHENSAAIELPASQILHLHPGKRILLVEDEAVNQEVARDLLEQVGLKVDVANNGEQAVQLARREDYALILMDIQMPVMNGISATRAILAESKNQLTPIIAMTANVFTEDRVNCLDAGMKDYLAKPFHPDHLYQTLLKWLSAGKQADKQASLAA comes from the coding sequence ATGAGTTCCACCCTGCGCGCACGAATATTATTGGTCATCGTGCTGGTTGGAGCGAATCTGCTGGTCTTTTTCCTGGCGGCGTATTCGCTTCAACACAGCAAGGCACTCTACGAGGAAGAGGCCGAGACGCTGACGAAAAACGTCGTGAGCTCTCTGGATCAATCGGTTTCCGGCAGCATACGCAGCATCGACCTGGCTCTGCACGCCATTGTCGATGACCTGGAGCAGCAGCTGGCCAAAGGCAAGATTGATGAGGCCTCGATCAGCGCCTCGATCGCCCGCAACCAGCAACGAAATTTCGAGATTGAAGGTCTGCGCATTGCCGACGCATCCGGCCTGGTCTTTCTCGGGACAGGCGTTGACAAGACGGCTGCAGTTTCATGGGCGGACCGCGATTACTTCATCTACCACCGCGACAATGCTGACCGGACTATGCGTTTTCGCAAGCCCCGGCTTGGCCGCGTCGCCAAGCAATACATCGTCAATTTTTCCCGCCGGTTCAACGATAGTGATGGACGTTTTGCCGGCGTGGTTTCAGCCCCCGTTGCCCTCACCTATTTCGCCGAACTTCTGGCGCAATATCAACTCCCGCCGGATAGCGTCGTGATCCTGCGCGATGAGGACCTGGGGATGGTGGCGCGTTTCCCGGCGGCCCCTGATCTTCCACTGGGCCAGGTGGGCGATAGCCACGTTTCACCCGAGCTCCGCGCCTTGGTCGAATCGGGCCTCAAATCTGCCACTTACCACACCTCAAATGCGGCCGATGGACGCGAACGTACCATTTCATTCCGGCGCCTGAACAATGTCCCGATGATTGCCATCGTCGGCGTCTCGAGCGATCAATACCTGAGCGGCTGGAAAGCCGAGGTGTACAAGACCGCCGCCATGGTTGCCGGGATCTTTTTCCTTTCCGTCCTGCTGGGCACGCTCCTCTTCCGGATGCTGGCCAACTCGGAACGCGACCGGAAACGCCTGGCACTCAGCGAAGAAAATCTCCGGACGATCATCGAAACCGAACCGGAGTGCGTCAAGCTGGTGGATACGGAAGGACGGCTGGTGCAGATGAATCCGGCCGGCCTCGGGATGATCGAAGCCCCATCTTTCGACCAGGTTGCCGGGCTGTCCGTTTTTGACCTTGTCGCCCCCGAGGATCGCCAGGCCTTTGTCGAATTCCATCAACGCGTAATCAATGGCCAAAGCGGCATGCTTGAATTCGCCATCATCGGACTGAATGGCGCCCGTCGCACCATGGAGTCGCACGCCGTCCCGGTGCAGGTTGGCGGTGCAGTCGCCCATCTGGCGGTGACCCGGGACATCACGGCACGCAAGCAATCCGAGCTCGAGCTGGACGCCTACCGCAACCATCTCGAATTACTGGTCGAGGCCCGAACCGCCGAACTCCTCTCCGCCAAGGATGCTGCCGAAGCGGCCAGCCGCACAAAAAGCACCTTCCTGGCCAACATGAGCCACGAACTACGCACGCCGCTCAATGGCATCACCGGCATGATCAGGCTGGCCCGCTCGCGGATGACCGACGAAAAGGGCCGGGATCAGCTCGACAAGGCAAAGTTCGCAGCCGATCATCTGCTCTCGGTGATCAATGACATCCTCGACATTTCGAAGATCGAAGCCGACCGGCTGGTGCTCGAATCAACCGACTTCAAGCTCGCCCCGGTCTTCGACAGTCTGCTCAGCCTTCTCGGCGACAAGGCGCAAACCAAGGGGCTTGAGCTGCATGCCGGCATTCCGCCAGGCCTGCTCAACCAGGTATTCAGCGGCGACCCCCTGCGTCTCGGGCAAGTGCTGATCAATCTGGCGGCCAATGCCGTCAAATTTACCGAACATGGCAGCATCACCGTCCGCGTCATCGAGCGCGAATCAAGCCGGGACGCCGCCCTGCTCCGCTTCGAAGTGATCGATACGGGCATTGGTCTTGGCATGGAAGACAAGGCCCGAATATTTTCCGCCTTCGAGCAGGCCGATAGCTCGATGACCCGGAAATATGGCGGCACAGGTCTCGGGCTGGCGATCAGCAAGCGCCTGGTCGGTCTCATGGGCGGGAAAATCGACGTCGACAGCACGCCGGGGCAAGGCAGCAATTTCTGGTTCGAGATAAACCTGCCGAAGTCCGCCACGACAGTCGCCCATGAAAACAGCGCGGCAATTGAACTGCCGGCCAGCCAGATTCTTCACCTGCATCCGGGAAAACGCATCCTGCTGGTCGAAGACGAAGCCGTGAATCAGGAAGTTGCCCGCGACCTGCTCGAGCAGGTCGGCCTCAAGGTCGATGTCGCCAATAACGGCGAACAGGCCGTTCAACTGGCCCGCCGGGAGGACTATGCGCTCATCCTGATGGATATCCAGATGCCCGTGATGAACGGCATTTCGGCCACCCGGGCGATTCTTGCCGAATCGAAGAACCAGCTGACGCCGATTATTGCGATGACCGCCAATGTCTTTACCGAAGACCGGGTGAATTGCCTCGATGCCGGCATGAAGGACTATCTTGCCAAGCCATTTCATCCTGATCACCTGTACCAGACCTTGCTGAAATGGCTATCGGCCGGGAAACAAGCGGACAAGCAAGCAAGTTTGGCCGCATAG